The following are from one region of the Pantoea cypripedii genome:
- the tri1 gene encoding ADP-ribosylarginine hydrolase Tri1, whose protein sequence is MIDLREEYSTIACYVRRNYIENFPEKFPIDKISRGVFQLDYQSWLNEIKPLPQWLSLTFPLVDDVILYDRAKGALVGLAVADAVGTTLEFQQRDQYQIDDMVGGGPFGLRVGEWTDDTSMALCLAETYLFKNRLDLTDFRNRLVNWYRYGVNSVNGICFDIGNTTRYALEQFLQQGDDWFGNVDPETAGNASIIRLSPSVIFQRHSLIHALYDAEQQGRATHGAVESGDCSRLLGLILYWLLNGADKQQALSAHVCPFNARTALINAGEYKHKDRNQIRSSGYVIDTLEAALWAVWHTDNFRDAILLATNLADDADSVAATAGQIAGALYGYSSIPEEWRKKLAEEQRIAKMAENLFILAPSYL, encoded by the coding sequence ATGATTGACCTGAGAGAGGAATACTCTACTATAGCGTGTTATGTCCGGAGAAATTACATTGAAAATTTCCCCGAAAAATTTCCAATAGATAAGATAAGTCGGGGGGTATTCCAACTCGATTATCAATCCTGGCTTAATGAAATAAAGCCTCTTCCTCAATGGTTATCATTAACGTTTCCTCTGGTAGACGACGTTATTCTGTATGATCGTGCTAAAGGGGCTTTAGTTGGTTTAGCTGTTGCAGATGCTGTGGGTACGACACTTGAGTTCCAGCAGCGTGATCAATATCAAATTGATGATATGGTGGGTGGTGGGCCATTTGGATTGCGGGTGGGAGAATGGACCGATGATACATCAATGGCGCTTTGTCTGGCTGAAACTTATCTTTTTAAAAATCGACTGGATTTAACTGATTTTCGAAATCGTTTAGTTAACTGGTACAGATATGGTGTCAACAGTGTCAATGGTATTTGTTTTGATATTGGTAATACGACACGATATGCTCTCGAACAATTTCTTCAGCAAGGCGATGATTGGTTTGGTAATGTTGATCCTGAAACCGCTGGCAACGCGTCTATTATTCGTCTTTCACCTTCGGTTATTTTTCAACGCCATTCTTTGATTCATGCACTTTACGATGCAGAACAACAAGGACGGGCTACACATGGCGCAGTCGAATCCGGAGATTGTAGCCGATTACTTGGTCTTATCCTTTACTGGCTTTTAAATGGAGCTGATAAGCAGCAGGCTTTATCAGCTCATGTTTGCCCTTTCAATGCACGAACTGCACTAATAAATGCCGGAGAGTATAAACACAAAGATCGCAATCAAATTCGGTCAAGCGGTTACGTGATTGATACACTTGAAGCTGCACTTTGGGCGGTCTGGCATACTGATAATTTTCGCGATGCCATCCTGCTGGCAACTAATCTTGCAGATGATGCAGATAGTGTGGCGGCTACAGCGGGTCAAATTGCTGGTGCATTATATGGTTATTCATCAATTCCAGAAGAATGGCGTAAAAAACTGGCAGAAGAGCAGCGTATCGCAAAGATGGCCGAAAATCTCTTTATACTTGCGCCGTCTTATTTATAA
- a CDS encoding DUF7716 domain-containing protein, whose translation MKTIKGFDGLLSVYKDLPKVGGFYVDEDFLSKKSIIESANYYLAESAEEDDDMEDDYKTWLEYPTFKAIIQNKLEHHPKSSKDELLNAVIYYLENDDFLD comes from the coding sequence ATGAAGACGATTAAAGGCTTTGACGGTTTGTTATCTGTATATAAAGATTTACCTAAAGTGGGCGGCTTTTATGTGGATGAAGATTTTCTTAGTAAGAAATCCATAATCGAAAGTGCTAATTATTATCTTGCTGAGTCAGCCGAGGAGGATGATGATATGGAGGATGATTATAAAACATGGCTAGAATACCCGACATTTAAAGCTATTATCCAAAATAAGTTAGAGCACCATCCAAAATCAAGTAAAGATGAGTTATTAAATGCAGTTATTTATTATCTTGAAAACGATGATTTCTTAGATTAA
- a CDS encoding HNH endonuclease: MDPLGLYKGEGERGLGKYHVFHEHTLNPSEYELSDAEHFRRGNQSVYERLNADAEFKREMQTKYPDLIEHVQPNSKGKFSKYSPPDMTWHHENKSGVLSLVDYDDHRSYHKIYHPDGSGGRKKWGGGSTCR; the protein is encoded by the coding sequence ATAGATCCGCTGGGATTATATAAAGGTGAAGGGGAGCGTGGATTAGGGAAATATCATGTGTTCCATGAGCATACTTTGAACCCTTCAGAATATGAGTTGTCGGATGCTGAACATTTTAGAAGAGGGAATCAATCTGTATATGAACGTTTAAATGCAGATGCAGAGTTTAAACGTGAAATGCAAACGAAATATCCTGATCTTATTGAACATGTTCAACCTAACTCTAAAGGAAAGTTTAGTAAATATTCTCCTCCAGATATGACGTGGCATCATGAAAATAAAAGCGGAGTACTCAGCTTGGTTGATTACGATGATCATCGGTCATATCACAAAATCTACCATCCAGATGGTTCAGGTGGTCGTAAAAAATGGGGTGGTGGTTCTACGTGTCGCTGA